From one Streptomyces sp. N50 genomic stretch:
- a CDS encoding ABC transporter ATP-binding protein gives MTTQANELAVDVRGLRKQYGDVTAVDGIDLEIRTGEVFGLLGPNGAGKSTTVEILQGNRGRDAGEVSVLGSDPATGTRAWRSRVGIVWQDESAPAELTVGETVRHFARYYPRPRDPEEVIGLVGLEAKVDSRIKALSGGQRRRLDVALGVIGGPDLLLLDEPTTGFDPAARRQFWDLIRKLADEGTTILLTTHYLEEAENLADRLAIVAKGRVVAEGEPAALRERHGTGATVEWTDLDGTPRAEHTDTPTKVVAELTRRFDGEIPGLLVSRPTLEDVYLRLTGQEDAR, from the coding sequence ATGACAACACAGGCGAACGAACTCGCAGTGGATGTGCGGGGGCTGCGCAAGCAGTACGGGGACGTGACCGCCGTAGACGGAATCGACCTGGAGATCCGCACGGGAGAGGTGTTCGGCCTGCTCGGACCCAATGGGGCGGGCAAGAGCACCACGGTCGAGATCCTCCAGGGCAACCGCGGCCGGGACGCGGGCGAGGTGTCGGTGCTCGGCTCGGACCCGGCGACGGGCACGCGCGCGTGGCGTTCGCGGGTCGGGATCGTCTGGCAGGACGAATCGGCACCCGCGGAGTTGACGGTCGGCGAGACCGTACGGCACTTCGCGCGCTACTACCCCCGCCCGCGCGACCCCGAGGAGGTCATCGGCCTGGTCGGTCTTGAGGCCAAGGTGGACAGCCGCATCAAGGCCCTGTCGGGCGGCCAGCGCAGGCGGCTCGACGTGGCCCTCGGGGTGATAGGCGGCCCCGATCTCCTCCTCCTGGATGAGCCGACGACCGGCTTCGACCCGGCGGCCCGGCGCCAGTTCTGGGACCTGATCCGCAAGCTCGCCGACGAGGGCACCACGATCCTCCTGACCACCCACTACCTGGAGGAGGCGGAGAACCTCGCCGACCGCCTGGCGATCGTCGCCAAGGGCCGCGTGGTCGCCGAGGGCGAACCGGCCGCCCTGCGCGAACGCCACGGCACCGGAGCCACGGTCGAGTGGACGGACCTGGACGGCACCCCGCGCGCGGAGCACACGGACACTCCGACCAAGGTCGTAGCCGAACTCACGCGCCGCTTCGACGGCGAGATCCCCGGGCTCCTGGTGAGCCGCCCCACCCTGGAGGACGTCTACCTCCGGCTGACCGGACAGGAGGACGCGCGATGA
- a CDS encoding ABC transporter permease: MTTTTDTTAVRPRTKTSGERLPNAWGLGLRRGSLELKQFFRQRDQVVFTFAFPVVFLFLFASIFKDDVRGAGVNASQLYVPAMMAAGIMSTSFQSLGISIAIERDEKVLRRLRGTPMPPAAYFLGKIWLVLVTGLMETAILLLVGTTLYDVDLPSSAVKWLDFAWIFVLGLTACALLGIAVSSVPKSGKSATSVVVLPFLVLQFISGVYISIDTIPDWMLNIGALFPLKWMCQGLRGVFLPSSAQVLEQAGSWEFGKVALVLGAWCVGGLLLCLLTFRWKNRRDG, encoded by the coding sequence ATGACCACAACCACGGACACGACTGCTGTACGGCCCCGGACGAAGACCTCCGGAGAGCGACTCCCCAACGCCTGGGGACTCGGACTGCGGCGCGGGTCGCTGGAGCTCAAGCAGTTCTTCCGGCAGCGCGACCAGGTGGTGTTCACCTTCGCCTTCCCGGTCGTCTTCCTGTTCCTCTTCGCGTCGATCTTCAAGGACGACGTCCGGGGCGCGGGCGTCAACGCCTCCCAGCTGTACGTCCCGGCGATGATGGCCGCCGGCATCATGTCGACGAGTTTCCAGTCCCTCGGTATCTCGATCGCGATCGAGCGGGACGAGAAGGTGCTGCGCCGGCTGCGCGGCACGCCCATGCCACCGGCCGCGTACTTCCTCGGCAAGATCTGGCTGGTTCTGGTCACGGGCCTGATGGAGACGGCGATCCTGCTCCTCGTCGGCACCACGCTCTACGACGTGGACCTGCCCTCGTCCGCGGTGAAGTGGCTGGACTTCGCATGGATCTTCGTGCTCGGTCTGACGGCGTGCGCGCTGCTCGGCATCGCGGTCAGCTCGGTCCCGAAGTCCGGCAAGAGCGCGACCTCCGTGGTCGTACTCCCCTTCCTGGTCCTGCAGTTCATCTCCGGGGTGTACATCTCCATCGACACCATCCCGGACTGGATGCTCAACATCGGCGCCCTGTTCCCGCTGAAGTGGATGTGCCAGGGGCTGCGCGGAGTGTTCCTGCCCTCGTCGGCGCAGGTGCTGGAGCAGGCCGGGAGCTGGGAGTTCGGGAAGGTCGCCCTGGTGCTCGGGGCGTGGTGCGTCGGAGGATTGCTGCTGTGCCTGCTGACCTTCCGGTGGAAGAACCGGCGCGACGGATGA
- a CDS encoding sensor histidine kinase — protein sequence MTAPHGPSGSYTWDRSFRLWDTYFALIWLATLVFVLGTSQPGWPVRVTAAALLVPLIPLYVWMGRPVLQGDPPDERRAVGYLIAEMALFLPSAVLVGETRLLAFALVPPCFMVLRLRWALIAVTVINIAPVIGWALLWWPGAQDVFFNSVFAVVTLVFSMALGTWIIRVIEQSQERAELIAELDASRHEVSRLSSAHGALAERERMAREIHDTLAQGFTSLLMLIQAVEAELDDDLPQARRHLTLMDETARQNLAEARALVAGGTPADLEGASLSDALRRLAARHDATLQVTGPARALPAGPEVVALRSCQEALANARKHAGSSAKVSLALVYADEQLTVSVRDDGCGFDPGAVSGGYGLAGLRTRAAEVGGTAVVRSAVGEGTTVTVRLPISPASPATPVSPISPVPPVPPVRSSR from the coding sequence ATGACCGCTCCGCACGGGCCGTCGGGCTCGTACACCTGGGACCGCTCCTTCCGGCTCTGGGACACGTACTTCGCCCTGATCTGGCTGGCCACCCTGGTCTTCGTGCTCGGCACGAGCCAACCGGGGTGGCCGGTACGCGTCACGGCGGCCGCACTGCTCGTCCCGCTGATCCCGCTCTACGTCTGGATGGGCCGCCCGGTGCTGCAGGGCGACCCACCGGACGAGCGCCGGGCGGTCGGCTACCTGATCGCGGAGATGGCGCTGTTCCTCCCCTCCGCGGTCCTGGTCGGCGAGACCCGGCTGCTGGCCTTCGCGCTCGTCCCGCCCTGTTTCATGGTGCTGCGGCTGCGCTGGGCGCTGATCGCGGTGACCGTGATCAACATCGCGCCCGTGATCGGCTGGGCGCTGCTGTGGTGGCCGGGCGCGCAGGACGTGTTCTTCAATTCCGTCTTCGCGGTGGTCACCCTGGTCTTCTCGATGGCCCTCGGTACCTGGATCATCCGCGTCATCGAACAGAGCCAGGAGCGCGCGGAGTTGATAGCCGAGCTGGACGCCAGCCGCCACGAGGTCTCCCGACTCTCCTCGGCCCACGGTGCGTTGGCCGAACGGGAGCGGATGGCCCGCGAGATCCACGACACCCTCGCGCAGGGCTTCACCAGCCTGCTGATGCTGATCCAGGCGGTGGAGGCGGAGCTGGACGACGATCTGCCGCAGGCCAGGCGGCACTTGACCCTGATGGACGAGACCGCCCGCCAGAACCTGGCCGAGGCCCGCGCCCTGGTCGCCGGCGGCACCCCGGCCGACCTGGAGGGCGCGTCCCTCTCCGACGCCCTGCGCCGGCTCGCCGCCCGCCATGACGCGACACTCCAAGTCACCGGGCCTGCGCGTGCGTTGCCCGCCGGGCCGGAGGTCGTAGCTCTTCGTTCCTGCCAGGAGGCTCTCGCCAACGCCCGTAAGCACGCGGGGAGTTCGGCGAAGGTGAGCCTCGCGCTGGTGTACGCCGACGAGCAACTCACCGTGTCGGTACGGGATGACGGGTGCGGGTTCGATCCGGGGGCGGTGTCCGGTGGTTATGGTCTGGCGGGGTTGCGGACGCGGGCGGCGGAGGTGGGTGGGACGGCGGTGGTACGGAGTGCGGTGGGTGAGGGGACGACGGTGACGGTACGGCTGCCGATATCGCCCGCGTCGCCGGCAACCCCCGTGTCACCGATATCGCCGGTGCCGCCGGTGCCGCCTGTGAGGAGTTCTCGATGA
- a CDS encoding response regulator transcription factor, with product MIRIVLADDHPVVREGLRAMLSAEPDLDVVADASSGPQAEALAAELRPDIVLMDLRMPGGGGVDSIVRMSAAGLPCRVIVLTTYETDRDILRAVEAGAAGYLLKDLPRGELADAVRAAARGETVLAPSVAARLVDQLRTRPERPRLSERETAVLRLVAEGCTNAEIGRRLFIGESTVKTHLLRVFGKLGVDDRTAAVTSAMRYGLLD from the coding sequence ATGATCCGGATCGTCCTTGCCGACGACCATCCCGTCGTACGGGAAGGCCTGCGCGCGATGCTCAGCGCCGAACCGGATCTCGATGTCGTCGCCGACGCGTCCAGTGGGCCGCAGGCGGAGGCGCTGGCGGCTGAACTCCGGCCGGACATCGTCCTGATGGACCTGCGTATGCCGGGCGGCGGGGGCGTCGACTCCATCGTGCGGATGAGTGCGGCCGGGTTGCCGTGCCGGGTGATCGTCCTCACGACGTACGAGACCGACCGGGACATCCTGCGGGCCGTGGAGGCGGGGGCGGCGGGTTATCTGCTGAAGGATCTGCCGCGGGGTGAACTGGCGGACGCGGTACGGGCCGCCGCGCGGGGCGAGACCGTGTTGGCTCCGTCTGTGGCGGCGCGGTTGGTGGACCAGTTGCGGACGAGGCCGGAGCGGCCTCGGTTGTCGGAGCGGGAGACCGCGGTGTTGCGGTTGGTGGCGGAGGGGTGCACCAACGCGGAGATCGGGCGGCGGTTGTTCATCGGGGAGTCGACGGTGAAGACCCATCTGTTGCGGGTCTTCGGGAAGTTGGGGGTCGACGACCGAACGGCCGCGGTGACGAGTGCGATGCGGTACGGATTGCTGGACTGA
- the hisS gene encoding histidine--tRNA ligase gives MSTFQAPKGTYDLIPPRSAKFLAVREAIATPLRNSGYGYVETPGFENVELFARGVGESTDIVSKEMYAFETKGGDKLALRPEGTASVLRAALEANLHRQGNLPVKLWYSGSYYRYEQPQAGRYRHFSQVGAEAIGAEDPALDAELIILADQAYRSLGLRNFRILLNSLGDKECRPVYREALQTFLRGLDLDEETLRRADINPLRVLDDKRPDVQKQLADAPLLRDYLCDACKAYHEEVRELITAAGVSFEDDPKLVRGLDYYTRTTFEFVHDGLGSQSAVGGGGRYDGLSEMIGGPALPSVGWALGVDRTVLALEAEGVELELPASTSVFAVPLGDEARRVLFTKVTELRKLGIAADFSYGSKGLKGAMKNANRSGARYTIVAGERDLAEGVVQLKDMQSGEQTAVGVNEIVAELESKLG, from the coding sequence GTGAGCACCTTTCAGGCCCCTAAGGGCACGTACGACCTGATTCCGCCGCGGTCGGCGAAGTTCCTCGCGGTGCGCGAGGCGATCGCGACACCGCTGCGCAATTCCGGCTACGGCTATGTCGAGACCCCCGGCTTCGAGAACGTGGAGCTGTTCGCACGCGGTGTGGGTGAGTCCACCGACATCGTCAGCAAGGAGATGTACGCCTTCGAGACCAAGGGCGGCGACAAGCTCGCCCTGCGCCCCGAGGGGACGGCTTCCGTCCTGCGCGCGGCCCTTGAGGCGAACCTGCACAGGCAGGGCAACCTCCCGGTCAAGCTCTGGTACTCGGGCTCCTACTACCGGTACGAGCAGCCCCAGGCGGGCCGTTACCGCCACTTCTCCCAGGTGGGCGCGGAAGCGATCGGTGCCGAAGACCCGGCGCTGGACGCCGAGTTGATCATCCTCGCGGACCAGGCGTACCGCTCCCTGGGGCTGCGGAACTTCCGCATCCTCCTCAACAGCCTGGGCGACAAGGAGTGCCGTCCGGTCTATCGGGAGGCGCTGCAGACCTTCCTCCGGGGCCTGGACCTCGACGAGGAGACCCTGCGCCGCGCGGACATCAACCCGCTCCGTGTCCTCGACGACAAACGCCCCGACGTCCAGAAGCAGTTGGCGGACGCGCCGTTGCTCCGCGACTACCTGTGCGACGCGTGCAAGGCGTACCACGAGGAGGTCCGCGAGCTCATCACGGCTGCGGGCGTCTCCTTCGAGGACGACCCCAAGCTGGTCCGCGGCCTCGACTACTACACCCGTACGACCTTCGAGTTCGTCCACGACGGTCTGGGGTCCCAGTCCGCGGTGGGCGGCGGCGGTCGCTACGACGGCCTGTCCGAGATGATCGGCGGGCCCGCGCTGCCCTCCGTGGGCTGGGCGTTGGGCGTCGACCGTACGGTTCTCGCCCTGGAGGCGGAGGGCGTCGAACTCGAACTCCCCGCGTCCACCAGCGTGTTCGCCGTCCCGCTCGGCGACGAGGCCCGCCGGGTCCTCTTCACCAAGGTGACCGAACTCCGCAAGCTCGGTATCGCGGCCGACTTCTCCTACGGCTCCAAGGGGCTCAAGGGCGCGATGAAGAACGCCAACCGCAGTGGCGCCCGCTACACGATCGTCGCGGGCGAGCGTGACCTTGCCGAGGGGGTCGTGCAGCTCAAGGACATGCAGTCCGGGGAGCAGACGGCGGTCGGGGTGAACGAGATCGTGGCGGAGCTGGAGTCGAAGCTGGGCTGA
- a CDS encoding MBL fold metallo-hydrolase codes for MLIAGFPAGAWGTNCYLVAPAAGEECVIIDPGHQAAQGVEEALRKHRLKPVAVVLTHGHIDHVASVVPVCGAHDVPAWIHPEDRYMMSDPEKALGRSIGMPLMGELTVGEPDDVKELTDGARLELAGLEFSVAHAPGHTKGSVTFQMPETTDIPSVFFSGDLLFAGSIGRTDLPGGSHAEILDSLARVCLPLDDSTVVLSGHGPQTTIGQERATNPYLREVASGGQGAQDAPRRGM; via the coding sequence TCTCGTCGCCCCCGCCGCCGGTGAGGAGTGCGTGATCATCGACCCGGGCCATCAGGCCGCCCAGGGAGTCGAGGAAGCGCTCAGGAAGCATCGGCTCAAGCCCGTCGCGGTCGTCCTCACCCATGGTCACATCGACCATGTGGCCTCGGTCGTCCCGGTGTGCGGCGCGCACGACGTGCCGGCATGGATCCACCCCGAGGACCGCTACATGATGAGCGACCCCGAGAAGGCGCTCGGCCGCTCGATCGGGATGCCGCTGATGGGCGAGCTGACCGTGGGGGAGCCGGACGACGTCAAGGAGCTGACCGACGGAGCGCGGCTGGAGCTGGCGGGACTGGAGTTCTCGGTCGCGCACGCGCCGGGCCATACGAAGGGGTCGGTGACCTTCCAGATGCCCGAGACCACGGACATCCCGTCCGTGTTCTTCTCCGGGGATCTGCTCTTCGCCGGCTCCATCGGACGCACCGACCTGCCCGGCGGCTCCCACGCCGAGATCCTCGACTCGCTGGCCCGCGTGTGCCTGCCGCTCGACGACTCGACCGTGGTGCTGTCCGGCCACGGCCCCCAGACGACCATCGGCCAGGAGCGCGCCACCAACCCGTATCTGCGGGAGGTGGCCTCCGGCGGCCAGGGAGCCCAGGACGCTCCCCGACGAGGAATGTGA